A single region of the Solwaraspora sp. WMMD791 genome encodes:
- a CDS encoding CpaF/VirB11 family protein — MPAVPVPRTAGPTRPGSQPGSAPPGRPTAPPTNGHHPPAGGGVRTPAAAAPPRPRTDFALVRELRRELSTRLTRWQRGREFTIDEEDVERARIAIAVVAEYADQVRRAGTPLTAHEERVLLDQVTAELVGLGRLQTLLVDDTIEEVHILGCDQVRITRRDGQVDWHDPIADSDDELVEILQAAARRAGATERSLSTSKPTLDLQLPDGSRLAAVYLVSHRPYAVIRKHNTLDISLDDVAGGRADLDEMIDVLVRDFLRAAMRAGLNIMVAGLAGAGKTTIIRALMNEIPANEPYVLLEESRELLPAKRTERHRAVMSFEAREGHGERGLDGRPAGEVSIADLIPVSLRMGVLRIIVGEVRSREIVPMLQAMTTSRGSMCTIHARTPSGVGERIVELALSHGREMTVDQARRMAGNALDLIVYVTVEDETGIGGRKHRFVSHVEEVIGVGEGGRIATTTVFGPGPDGRAIPRHLPERIREQLMRVGYDVRGLTRYIEAGVGGWRRPRHSVLRGGR; from the coding sequence GTGCCGGCGGTACCCGTACCGCGTACCGCCGGGCCGACCCGGCCAGGTAGCCAACCCGGCAGCGCACCACCCGGCCGGCCCACCGCGCCGCCGACCAACGGCCACCACCCGCCGGCCGGCGGCGGTGTCCGCACCCCGGCGGCCGCCGCCCCGCCCCGGCCCCGCACCGACTTCGCGCTCGTGCGCGAGCTGCGCCGGGAGCTCAGCACCCGGCTGACCCGCTGGCAGCGCGGCCGCGAGTTCACCATCGACGAGGAGGACGTCGAGCGGGCCCGGATCGCGATCGCCGTCGTCGCCGAGTACGCCGACCAGGTCCGTCGGGCCGGCACCCCGCTGACCGCCCACGAGGAACGGGTCCTGCTCGACCAGGTCACCGCCGAACTCGTCGGCCTCGGCCGGCTGCAGACCCTGCTGGTCGACGACACCATCGAGGAGGTCCACATCCTCGGCTGCGACCAGGTGCGGATCACCCGCCGCGACGGGCAGGTCGACTGGCACGATCCGATCGCCGACAGCGACGACGAACTCGTGGAGATCCTGCAGGCCGCCGCCCGCCGGGCCGGCGCCACCGAACGGTCGCTGTCCACCTCGAAGCCCACCCTGGACCTGCAACTGCCCGACGGCAGCCGGCTCGCCGCCGTCTACCTGGTCAGCCACCGGCCGTACGCGGTGATCCGCAAGCACAACACCCTCGACATCAGCCTCGACGACGTGGCCGGCGGCCGGGCCGACCTCGACGAGATGATCGACGTGCTGGTCCGCGACTTCCTCCGGGCCGCGATGCGGGCCGGGCTGAACATCATGGTCGCCGGGCTCGCCGGGGCCGGCAAGACCACCATCATCCGGGCGTTGATGAACGAGATCCCGGCCAACGAGCCGTACGTGCTGCTGGAGGAGAGCCGGGAACTGCTGCCGGCGAAACGCACCGAACGGCACCGCGCGGTGATGAGCTTCGAGGCCCGCGAAGGCCACGGGGAACGGGGACTCGACGGCCGACCCGCCGGCGAGGTCAGCATCGCCGACCTGATCCCGGTCTCGCTGCGGATGGGCGTACTGCGGATCATCGTCGGCGAGGTCCGCTCCCGGGAGATCGTCCCGATGCTGCAGGCGATGACCACCAGCCGGGGCTCGATGTGCACCATCCACGCCCGCACCCCGTCCGGGGTCGGCGAACGGATCGTCGAACTGGCCCTGTCACACGGCCGGGAGATGACCGTCGACCAGGCCCGACGGATGGCCGGCAACGCCCTCGACCTGATCGTCTACGTCACCGTCGAGGACGAGACCGGCATCGGCGGGCGCAAACACCGGTTCGTCTCGCACGTCGAGGAGGTCATCGGCGTCGGCGAAGGGGGCCGGATCGCCACCACCACCGTCTTCGGCCCCGGCCCGGACGGCCGGGCCATCCCCCGGCACCTGCCGGAACGGATCCGCGAACAGCTGATGCGGGTCGGCTACGACGTACGCGGGCTGACCCGCTACATCGAAGCCGGGGTGGGTGGCTGGCGGCGGCCCCGGCACAGCGTGCTGCGGGGTGGCCGATGA
- a CDS encoding type II secretion system F family protein, whose translation MNLPANIEVIAVIAGAACVGGLVLTIVAVIGTSRPPGPPSRTSRLVARIWQGSGAGRREQRQHQALLIAAGLAGVLAFLITGLPIAGLLVAVAVPGAPWLFSVGKAERRAIARIEAVGEWTRRLKDVSGTGQGLQQAIIGTVATAPAEINSEVRDLAARLQAGWLGRSALLAFADEIGDPVCDQVVAALILHLTDRGERLGDVLGSIANAAAAEVATRREVEAKRTQPRFAVRFLTVMTLVVLGYGLVNPAYMAPYGTPTGQLVMTALGGLFVALLVWVRQMSIPPRPARFLAAPEPEEVLR comes from the coding sequence ATGAACCTGCCCGCCAACATCGAGGTGATCGCGGTCATCGCCGGCGCGGCCTGCGTCGGCGGGCTGGTCCTCACCATCGTCGCGGTGATCGGCACCAGCCGGCCACCTGGCCCGCCGTCGCGCACCAGCCGGCTGGTCGCGCGGATCTGGCAGGGCTCCGGGGCCGGCCGCCGCGAACAACGCCAGCACCAGGCGCTGCTGATCGCCGCCGGCCTGGCCGGCGTCCTCGCCTTCCTGATCACCGGGCTGCCGATCGCCGGCCTGCTGGTCGCGGTCGCGGTGCCGGGCGCGCCGTGGCTGTTCAGCGTCGGCAAGGCCGAACGCCGGGCGATCGCCCGGATCGAAGCCGTCGGCGAGTGGACCCGCCGGCTCAAGGACGTCTCCGGCACCGGTCAGGGGCTGCAGCAGGCGATCATCGGGACCGTCGCCACCGCGCCGGCCGAGATCAATTCCGAGGTACGGGACCTCGCCGCCCGCCTGCAGGCCGGCTGGCTGGGCCGCAGCGCGCTGCTGGCCTTCGCCGACGAGATCGGTGACCCGGTCTGCGACCAGGTCGTCGCGGCGCTGATCCTGCACCTCACCGACCGGGGTGAACGCCTCGGTGACGTCCTCGGGTCGATCGCCAACGCCGCCGCCGCCGAGGTCGCCACCCGCCGCGAGGTGGAGGCCAAACGGACCCAGCCCCGGTTCGCCGTACGGTTCCTGACCGTGATGACCCTGGTCGTCCTCGGGTACGGCCTGGTCAACCCGGCCTACATGGCCCCGTACGGCACCCCCACCGGGCAGCTGGTGATGACCGCGCTCGGTGGCCTGTTCGTCGCCCTGCTGGTCTGGGTGCGGCAGATGAGCATCCCGCCCCGACCGGCCCGGTTCCTCGCCGCACCCGAGCCGGAGGAGGTGCTGCGGTGA
- a CDS encoding type II secretion system F family protein, translated as MLNWQTTIAVAGGALVGFGVFLLVRETSPATPALAPALRRLHQAQERPRTVAADGDLAWLTGVVRWLRPPHKELALLGRTPEQYALSLLLSALIGLAAPPVLAMALGVVGIDLPVAVPVIAGLALAVGAAVLAHQDVLSRAAQARREFSRAVCTYLDLVALQMAAAHGPVQALERAAKVCDGWVFERIREALRLAQLQMHSPWDELRDLSDQIGVPELGDVGSIMQSSGTEGAQVHETLRSRADSLRDQIRTDNLARAEAVTGRLDIPGAFLVFVLIGFVLYPFLARI; from the coding sequence ATCCTCAACTGGCAGACGACCATCGCGGTGGCCGGCGGCGCGCTGGTCGGGTTCGGGGTGTTCCTGCTGGTCCGGGAGACCAGCCCGGCGACCCCTGCGCTCGCCCCCGCGCTGCGCCGGCTGCACCAGGCGCAGGAACGCCCCCGTACGGTAGCCGCCGACGGCGACCTGGCCTGGCTGACCGGGGTGGTCCGCTGGCTGCGCCCGCCACACAAGGAACTCGCCCTGCTCGGGCGCACCCCGGAGCAGTACGCCCTGTCCCTGCTGCTGTCGGCGCTGATCGGGCTGGCCGCCCCGCCGGTGCTCGCCATGGCCCTCGGGGTCGTCGGCATCGACCTACCGGTCGCCGTACCGGTGATCGCCGGGCTGGCGCTGGCCGTCGGTGCCGCCGTGCTGGCCCACCAGGACGTGCTGAGCCGGGCCGCGCAGGCACGACGGGAGTTCAGCCGGGCGGTCTGCACCTACCTGGACCTCGTCGCGTTGCAGATGGCCGCCGCGCACGGGCCGGTCCAGGCCCTGGAACGGGCGGCGAAGGTGTGCGACGGCTGGGTCTTCGAGCGGATCCGGGAGGCGTTGCGGCTGGCCCAGCTGCAGATGCACTCGCCCTGGGACGAGCTGCGGGACCTATCCGACCAGATCGGCGTACCGGAACTCGGCGACGTCGGATCGATCATGCAGTCGTCCGGCACCGAAGGTGCCCAGGTGCACGAGACGTTGCGCAGCCGCGCCGACTCGTTGCGCGATCAGATCAGGACCGACAACCTGGCCCGGGCCGAAGCGGTCACCGGTCGGCTCGACATCCCGGGCGCCTTCCTGGTCTTCGTCCTCATCGGATTTGTTCTCTACCCCTTCCTGGCCCGCATCTGA